From the genome of Sphingobium sp. JS3065, one region includes:
- a CDS encoding 2-oxo acid dehydrogenase subunit E2 produces the protein MSDIPTLISSLAPWPDVDFSEFGEVKAEKLPRMQALTGKFLGRNWVTIPHVTYHDDVDVTDVEHRRKSWNAAHPDSKLTPVAILAKVLAQALAEFPQFNVSINTQNQTLIRKSYYHVGIAVDTPAGLVVPVIRDVDRKSLSEIADELKALADKARTKGLNMQEMSGSCISLSSLGHIGGTSFTPIVNAPDVAILGVTRTRPVPARGPDGELMWRDMMPLSLSYDHRAINGADAAYFVRYIGMRLADPTLLDGG, from the coding sequence GTGAGCGACATCCCGACGCTGATCAGCAGCCTAGCGCCTTGGCCCGACGTCGATTTTTCCGAGTTCGGCGAAGTAAAGGCCGAAAAACTCCCCCGGATGCAGGCCCTGACCGGCAAGTTTCTCGGCCGTAATTGGGTCACTATTCCGCATGTCACCTATCATGATGACGTCGATGTGACGGATGTGGAGCATCGCCGTAAATCCTGGAACGCTGCGCATCCGGACAGCAAGTTGACGCCCGTCGCCATTCTGGCGAAAGTTCTGGCTCAGGCGCTTGCCGAATTTCCGCAGTTCAACGTGTCGATCAATACCCAGAACCAGACGTTGATCCGCAAATCCTACTATCATGTCGGCATTGCGGTCGATACGCCTGCGGGGCTGGTCGTGCCGGTCATTCGCGATGTGGACAGGAAAAGCCTGTCTGAAATCGCTGATGAACTCAAGGCGCTGGCCGACAAGGCGCGGACGAAGGGCCTGAACATGCAGGAAATGTCAGGGAGTTGCATAAGCTTGAGTTCACTCGGCCATATCGGCGGCACCAGCTTCACGCCGATCGTCAACGCTCCCGACGTGGCGATACTGGGCGTTACCCGCACTCGGCCCGTGCCGGCGCGTGGTCCCGACGGCGAACTTATGTGGCGCGATATGATGCCGCTTTCGCTCAGCTACGATCATCGAGCGATCAACGGAGCGGACGCGGCATATTTCGTTCGGTACATCGGCATGCGGCTCGCCGATCCGACCTTGTTGGATGGCGGTTGA